CCCTTTGAAGGATTATTTGATAGACCATTCTGCATGCTGCCTGTTCAATTATTGCCCCGAGCTCTTTGACATTCATTCAACAAGCTTTTTAATTATTCATTGGCCTTATTGTTTGCACATTTGGCCAATTAAATTATCCGCCATCGAGAGCCGCAGATGGCACAAGTCATAGATTGGATTtaaaaataacaataacaaatggAAATCACTTGATACACGACTGATTGACGTTTGAAGGACAATGAAACGAAGGGACGAATGAAATTATATTTGTTCTTCTTTTCGGTCAAGTCGGAGAGGACACTCAcggctgtgtgtgtgcagtCTGGCAGTAAATTGTAAGTTTATTTCGGATgaaatttattcagcctctaAAATGTAATCTCAATGCAGGGCCAGGCGGGGCAGGCCCTGCCCGGTCCTGTCTGTGGACTCGACCAAGGCAAGCCGagcaaatatttatttggaCCTCCACCCCCCTCCCGCCAGTCAAGGCTAGGCCCTGCCAGGGCCAGTATATTCCGTTTGCACCTGCTGCAGCTGGAACTCTCGATGTTTGTTTTAATTGAATTGTTGCTGGCCCCGAGAAAGGGGCTAAAGTGAATCTGCAAGTTATAATTTAACAGTTAATTGTTTATGCAAATTAAATTGTACTGCATTTACGGGTAgatgcctctgccactgcccctgcgcctgccactgccactgcggctggcatttaaaacataactTGAACGCAAATAAATCTATTATTTATTTGGCTTTGCTCTGGCAAATGTCCATCTCAATAATGCAGTTGTTTCGCATAAACATATCCAAACTAATGGAGGGTTGGAGATACATAAATGTAAATGCCATAAATGCAAGGCAGCTCTAGAAATACATGGCGTATAGTTTTGACTTGGAACTGTGCTCGGTTTAGTTGATCCATCTGTAGCGAATATCATGTATATCTTCACTCTCCATCGATACACTCTGTGGCAGATACCAatagtatacatatatcgTATGAGATATAGAAATAAGGTTGTAGAGAAAGTGCCCATCGAAACGGACAGACTTTTTTAAAGTTTGTTTGAGAAAGAGAGGTTCGAGCCAAAGCGAAATTAACTTCTCTATTACGAACTTCCGTGCAAAGAAATCCCCTTGAGATCCGCTATATGGAAGCTCGACTGTACCTACAACTTTCGAGATCGCGTGTTACAAACTTCGAACAAAATTTGCTCATTGTTCGTGGATTTGAGCTAACATAACAGTGCTTTCGAAATTTCTCGAAATTTCTTGAAATTTCTATGCAAACACGTGCATTTTTTGTTGGTCTCTGACGCACTTCGCCTTTGATAGTTTTGAGGTAAATTATTTTGGTTCTTTTTCTAATAAATCGAAGATTTACaatataaaattaaattttaatataAGTTACTTTTTCTTCTTTAATTCCTTAATTCTAAAAAGTTATAAATCAAATTTTAATGCAAGAATGTGTGCGTCTAACCTATTGACGAGcagtgtatatatgtacagtGCCGGACTTCAGTGTAGGCACAGCAATAACTTTTCAGTTTATGGCTATTTTAAGAGCTTTTCCTTCGCGATTttcaaaagaaaaataaatcaataatattacaaataaatttataaaaatataaaaataaattaaaaaattgtATGCTATAAATTAATCAATTTTGTATAAGATTGACTAGTTTTTAAAGGGACGACTTTATTGCAatatttttcttaattttttaaaCGAAAAATGTACTAATATTTGTtgtattattcttgatttgtGATTTGAAATGCCACTTTTCTGTTTCAACTAATATTTTCCAACTACAGACAATAAAATTTTAAACATTAAATTTATGTTTCCATTCCGAAAACGTTTTGCTTAAACGGAAGCCAcaatttttgtgttttttttttcaattaaatCGTAAAGTTTTTGCGTAATATTTGTCCCCTCCGCTCTTCCCCTTTAATTGccaataattaattaattactattaataaatattattCACTAATTGATTATCGCTGGCAAGGGTTTACACTCTCCCCCGAAATCATAGTCCCTCTCAGAGGCCCCCCCACATTATGGAAAATCCTCAAGTACAGGGGTACAATGGTACAATTGTTGGACGTAAGCCGGGCGGCAAATGAGCTGTTGGCCAGTCAACAAAGCACTTGAAGTTTACCGTTAGACCGATGGAGTGACTGTTGGAACGACAGGCCAAAACAAAGGGGGCCGGGGACAAACAAAGGCAAATGGGCAAACAAAACCGTGTAGGAGGCGTGTGCGGGGCCGGAGGCGTCGACACTCGAGACAGTCGGCCAGGCCAACAGCCAGGCGACAGTTAATAGATTTATGCAATTGAAGTGCGTCCAGTCCACCATAAACACAACAAAATGCCATGGAGCTCGGGTAATTTCCGCTTTCTGACATTCCGACAGTCCACACCAGttaggggggaggggggtggtCCGAACCGGGTAGGACCTCAAAATGTCCATCAAAAACGTCAGCAGGCATACTCGTAGCTGTGGCCAGGCCTCGGACCACAGCTGATAAGATATGAAAAGCAATTTACGTTAACTGTCAACGACAAATTCGACCCCGAGGCCATAAAGCTCCGCCCTTGGCCAATCGGAGGGTATATGGCCTGTGCAATGGCACCTGTACCCGTCCCGATCAGATGTATTTGTAGTCGTGTGGACGGCTCTCGCATAGAGTATCTTTTTGGACTTAATTTTTAACCGCATTTACCCGTAATTGCGTTTTATTGACACGTTAATTGATGCGCCGGATTATGTGATCGAAGAATATGGCGTGGCCGTAGATGGGCGACGCGTACATCGTCCGTCGGGCGTTCTTCGAGGCGGGACAGTCGCAGCCCATGTTGACGCAGATCATCTTGTGGTCGCCGCGGTGCTTCATCAGCAGGCTGTGGGCCCCCTCGTTGACCACCTGGAAGTTGTCGCTGTCGTTGTACACCACCCGGTTCTGGTACCAGTTGTAGTGGCTCAGGTGGTGCTTGCCCGGCTTCAGCTTTACCGTGCCCTCGAACACGCCCTTCCAGTCCACGTAGTACTTGGAGCCGGTCAGGAATCGCGACTCGCGCAGACTCTGCTCCAGATCGATGAAGCCCGACACCTCCAGGCCTTTGCTGGAGCGCATCAACAGGTAGACGATGGTCTGTGGGGAGGAGGAGCAACGGGGTTTGGTGGGGGTTTCCAGATGATTTGGGAATCATTTAGTGAATCACTCACCGACAAGTGCTTATTGAGCAACATTTTCTCTCGTTTGGCGAACTGCCTGAGCACGCGGTCATTGTTGTTCAAGTAGTCGCCGAAGAGCTGGAGCCCGCCCAGACCCCGCGGCTTCAACATATCCATCTCCTTCTGGCGACGATCCTGGTACTCCTTTTCGGTGAGCAGGCCGCCCAGGCAGCTCTTCCCGCAGGCATTCTGTATCAACTTCCTCTGGATGCTCCAGTTGCGCAAATACCGAACGTCGTTCAGAGTTATGAACTGGTCCACATACTCCCCATAAGAGTGGAACCCCAGGAGGCTCATGGTTCAGCCAGGAAAAACTACTAAAACGGTCTAGATTAGGCATTACGATGAAGATTTTATTccataacacaataacctttTAGTAAACCCAAAGAAAACGGGgaaaactaaacaaaaaatGTGTTTTTGTGTTGCGTTAGTGTGGGTGTAATTCAAAATGTGTTGTGTATTTGAAACAAATATGAAACATTACTGAAAACTGCTAGAAAAAAGCCTGCTTCAAGTAAAAGGAACCATTTTTCTGGGCAAGTTCTATTTAAGATTGCACATGTCGGTTTTACGTTTAAATCTTGATCCACCGTCGGGTTCAACGCTCTCCCGACTCATTTTTTCGCTACACTCTCTGAGTAGTGCCAAGCCATCCCTCTAAGGCACTCATTTTCTGCGACGCATTTGCAATGGtcgctctttctctttctaaCCCACCCACATTCCCGCAGAGGAACACGCTCAAGGCGCGCTCTCTTCTTCTTGTCGCTTTTGATCCTCTCTGAGCGAGTTGCCGCTCTCGCTACGCACTGTCTCACTCCCACCTACGCAGCAATGGCACAGGCAATTGCATCATGGTCAGGCATTGGACAATAACAAACGGTAAATCGCAAAGAAGCAACAAGCAAGCAAGAAAACACGGCAAATAATTTCGTAAAGCGCAGATAGCAATACACTGAGAATAATATAAGGAACCGACACAAGCAAAtgttaaatatatatttgttACTTGTTAAATTGagtttattttaattgcctTCATTTTGAAATTTGAAACCAGAAATGAAGATATTCAGCCAAAGTCCCAAGTTTCTAAATTGGTAAAGTTTTTTTCGGGAAATCTAGCAAAATTGATAACCAGAACAAGGGGGGCTCCAAAAATAAGCAGCAATtttaatcaaaaaatgtgccgcACAATTAATTAAACATTTCCCATATACAATGTATATCTTGTACTTTTGAAAGAATCCCGAGCGTCATTCATGTGGC
The sequence above is a segment of the Drosophila miranda strain MSH22 chromosome 4, D.miranda_PacBio2.1, whole genome shotgun sequence genome. Coding sequences within it:
- the LOC108161555 gene encoding cilia- and flagella-associated protein 299 — its product is MSLLGFHSYGEYVDQFITLNDVRYLRNWSIQRKLIQNACGKSCLGGLLTEKEYQDRRQKEMDMLKPRGLGGLQLFGDYLNNNDRVLRQFAKREKMLLNKHLSTIVYLLMRSSKGLEVSGFIDLEQSLRESRFLTGSKYYVDWKGVFEGTVKLKPGKHHLSHYNWYQNRVVYNDSDNFQVVNEGAHSLLMKHRGDHKMICVNMGCDCPASKNARRTMYASPIYGHAIFFDHIIRRIN